The Herbiconiux sp. A18JL235 region AGGCGAGGTCGGCGTCGGGCAGCGGCTTGACCGTCTCGAACAGGGTGAGGGCGCCCTCGTGCACGGTGCCGCTCGGGGTGCCGTCGGGGTCGCGCTCGAATTTCCCGTCGGCGGGGTCGGGGGTCGCTGCGGTGATTCCCGCCCGTTCGAGCGCCGCCGTGTTCACCCAGGCGCTGTGGTGGTCGCGGCTCATGAAGTACGCCGGCCGGCCCGCCGTCACCTCGTCGAGCAGACGGCGGTCGGGGGTGCCGCCGGCGAAGTGGTCCATGCTCCACCCGCCCCCGAACAGCCACTCGCCCGGGGTCTCGGCGGCGTAGCGCCGCACGATGGCCAGTGCCTCGTCGGCCGACTCGGCCGCGCTGAGGTCGCACTGCAGCATCTCGAGCCCCGCGGGTGCCGGATGCACGTGCGAGTCCTGGAAGCCCGGAACGACGAGACCGCCGGCGAGGTCGACGCGCCGGGTCTCGCCGCGGGAGGGCGCGGGCCCGTCGGCGGTGGCGGCGAGTGCTGCCGCCTCCACCTCGGCCGACGAGCCCACGGCGAGGATGCGGCCCTCGCGCACCAGCACAGCGCCGTCGACGCTCCGGGTCATCCCCGCGGTGAAGTACGAGCCTCCGGCGAAGACGGTCTGTCGGGCGTCAGCGTGATCCATGGGGCCATTCTGCCCCGATGGAGCGCCCTCGACGGAGCGTCCCCGGCGGAGTGCTCCCGCCAGCGCGTACCCGGCGTCACGCGCCCGAGACGACGGCTCCCGTCACGCCCGACACCACGAGATCGGCGCGCGGCGCTGTCGACTCGATGAGGATGGCGTTCTTGCCGTCGACGGTCTCGGCCCAGGCCAGCGCGGCCTCGTGCGAGCGGCCGCCGATCTCGTGCCGCACCACGAGGCGCGACACGCGCACCTCGTCGGGGGTCTCGCAGAACCACGACTCCGACAGCAGCGCCTTCACACCCGACCACGGGCCGTCGTCGACGAGCAGGTAGTTGCCCTCGACGATCACGAGCTGCGTCTCGGGCTCGACGGCCATCTCGCCGGCGATGGGCTCCTCGATGGCGCGGTCGAAGCTCGGCGCGTACACCGTGTGATCGGTCTCGGCCTTCAGCCGGCCGAGCAGGGCCAGGAACCCCCAGCCGTCGAAGGTGTCGATGGCGCCCTTGCGGTCGATGCGGCCGAGGCGCTTCAGGGTCGACTCGGCGAGGTGGTAGCCGTCCATAGGAACGTGGGCCGCGAACGGTGCTCCGGCACCGCCCGCCGCCTCGTTCAGCTCGTTCACGCGCGCCGCGAGCCGGCTCGCCAGCGTCGTCTTGCCCGCGCCGGGGCTGCCCGCGATGCCCAGGATGGCGCGCGAACCCGGGGTGACCAGGGCGAGCGCGCGACGCGCCAGCTCGTCGAGCCCCGCGATCTCGGCAGGCGCGACGGATGCAGCGGGCAGCGTGGGGTCAGAGTGCGACACGGGTTCCCTCGATGATGTTCGTCAGGTAGCGGTGCGAGTGCGCCGCCAGAGCCGGACCATCGTTCCACAGGTTGCGCCAGATCGCGAGGTCGTTCGAGAGCGTGGGCGACACGACGGCCGACGAGAACGACTCAAAGGTGATCGGCCCGTCGTAGGAGATGTCGGCGAGGGCGTGGAAGAAGGCGCCGAAGTCGAGGTGCCCCGAGCCGAGGTAGCCGCGGTGGTTCTCGCCGATGTGCACATAGCCGAGGCGGTCGCCCACGAGGTGCACCGGGCGCACCAGGTCGTCCTCCTCGATGTTCATGTGGTACGTGTCGAGGTGGATGAGCACGTTGTCGTGACCGATGTC contains the following coding sequences:
- a CDS encoding nucleoside/nucleotide kinase family protein, translating into MSHSDPTLPAASVAPAEIAGLDELARRALALVTPGSRAILGIAGSPGAGKTTLASRLAARVNELNEAAGGAGAPFAAHVPMDGYHLAESTLKRLGRIDRKGAIDTFDGWGFLALLGRLKAETDHTVYAPSFDRAIEEPIAGEMAVEPETQLVIVEGNYLLVDDGPWSGVKALLSESWFCETPDEVRVSRLVVRHEIGGRSHEAALAWAETVDGKNAILIESTAPRADLVVSGVTGAVVSGA